The Pseudomonas parafulva genome window below encodes:
- a CDS encoding GNAT family N-acetyltransferase, translating into MIHLRSFPSDLCLDSPRLQLRPMRHADAARWLTIMADPEVMRYWYHAPWTELAEAESALAADREAYAAGTLLKLGMYRRDNGELIGMVQMFNIDHDSRRGEIGYCLARAVQGRGYMDEALTCFIDYLAHTLHMRRLEAEIDPRNQGSARTLERQGFVLEGTLRARWCVAGELSDSGLYGLLLEPPVA; encoded by the coding sequence GTGATCCACCTCCGCAGTTTCCCCAGTGACCTGTGCCTGGACAGCCCGCGCTTGCAGTTGCGGCCCATGCGCCACGCCGATGCGGCGCGCTGGTTGACGATCATGGCCGACCCCGAGGTGATGCGTTACTGGTATCACGCGCCCTGGACCGAACTGGCCGAGGCCGAAAGCGCCCTGGCCGCCGACCGCGAAGCCTATGCGGCGGGCACGCTGCTCAAGCTGGGCATGTACCGGCGCGACAACGGCGAACTGATCGGTATGGTGCAGATGTTCAACATCGATCACGACTCGCGCCGGGGCGAGATCGGCTACTGCCTGGCCCGCGCCGTGCAGGGCCGGGGCTACATGGACGAGGCGCTGACCTGCTTCATCGACTACCTGGCCCACACCCTGCACATGCGCCGTCTGGAAGCGGAGATCGACCCGCGCAACCAGGGCTCGGCGCGCACCTTGGAGCGCCAGGGCTTCGTGCTGGAGGGCACCCTGCGTGCGCGCTGGTGCGTGGCCGGAGAGCTGTCCGACTCGGGCCTCTACGGCCTGCTGCTGGAACCGCCTGTCGCCTGA
- a CDS encoding phosphonate ABC transporter ATP-binding protein, giving the protein MSIELQGAGLRHGQVRALDHVNLRIDAGERVAVIGPSGAGKSSLLHLMATAVQLSSGCLHLLGEQPWALSARARQRLRARVALVHQAPPLPPRQRVVTAVLAGRLGQWGTLRGLLNLLHPTDVSGARQVLGELGLADKVFVQCGQLSGGQLQRVGIARALYQQAEVLLADEPVSAMDPVLAEHSLGLLNRHARERGVTLVASLHAVDLALAHFPRIIGIRDGQVAFDCAAAAVAQSMLDELYANEHLTAPVTVAPTLTVQMPRC; this is encoded by the coding sequence GTGAGTATCGAACTGCAGGGCGCGGGGCTGCGCCACGGCCAGGTTCGCGCCCTGGACCACGTCAACCTGCGTATCGACGCCGGCGAGCGGGTGGCGGTGATCGGCCCGTCCGGCGCGGGCAAGTCCAGCTTGCTGCACCTGATGGCCACCGCCGTGCAGCTGAGCAGCGGGTGCCTGCACCTGCTCGGCGAACAGCCCTGGGCACTGTCGGCCCGCGCTCGCCAGCGTTTGCGCGCGCGGGTTGCGCTGGTGCACCAGGCGCCGCCCTTGCCGCCGCGCCAACGGGTGGTCACCGCCGTGCTGGCCGGGCGTTTGGGGCAGTGGGGCACCCTGCGCGGGTTGCTCAACCTGCTGCACCCCACCGATGTATCCGGCGCGCGCCAGGTGCTAGGCGAACTGGGGCTGGCCGACAAGGTGTTCGTCCAGTGCGGGCAATTGTCCGGTGGTCAGTTGCAGCGCGTCGGCATCGCCCGCGCCTTGTACCAACAGGCTGAGGTGCTGCTGGCCGACGAGCCGGTCTCGGCGATGGACCCGGTACTGGCCGAGCATAGTTTGGGCCTGCTCAACCGCCATGCACGCGAGCGGGGCGTGACCCTGGTCGCCAGCCTGCACGCGGTGGACCTGGCGCTGGCGCATTTCCCGCGCATCATCGGCATTCGTGACGGCCAGGTGGCGTTCGATTGTGCGGCAGCGGCGGTCGCGCAGAGCATGCTCGACGAGCTCTATGCCAACGAGCACCTGACGGCGCCAGTGACCGTAGCGCCGACCCTGACGGTGCAGATGCCACGATGCTGA
- the phnE gene encoding phosphonate ABC transporter, permease protein PhnE, whose protein sequence is MKRVINWLVLLALLAAVVASFAYLQLDLASVLGNGGSAQMADYAARFLSPDLSTEHLRAVGHGALETLAMSGLGTLLAMLLGLLLALPAAGRFGWPLQGAARLLLNALRAIPELVWAALTVLAAGLGPNAGTLALALHTAGVLGRLFAEALENAPPEPAQAIRLQGGGQVAAFCFGTLPNLWPQWLAYSLYRWENNIRMASVLGFVGAGGLGQMLYTTLSLFQEAQASTVIIGMLVLVLLVDALSDVLRQRYVRA, encoded by the coding sequence GTGAAGCGGGTGATCAATTGGCTGGTGCTGCTGGCACTGCTGGCCGCCGTGGTGGCGTCGTTCGCCTACCTGCAACTGGACCTGGCCTCGGTGCTGGGCAACGGCGGCTCGGCGCAGATGGCTGACTATGCGGCGCGCTTCCTCAGCCCTGACCTCTCGACCGAGCACTTGCGCGCGGTGGGCCATGGAGCACTGGAAACCCTGGCCATGTCCGGCCTGGGTACGTTGCTGGCGATGCTCTTGGGATTGCTGCTCGCGTTGCCGGCGGCGGGGCGTTTCGGCTGGCCGCTGCAAGGCGCAGCGCGGCTGCTGCTCAATGCGCTGCGGGCAATTCCGGAACTGGTCTGGGCGGCCTTGACGGTGCTGGCGGCCGGGCTTGGTCCGAACGCCGGCACCCTGGCCCTGGCGTTGCACACAGCCGGGGTGCTGGGCCGATTGTTCGCCGAGGCGCTGGAAAACGCACCGCCCGAGCCTGCGCAGGCCATCCGCCTGCAGGGCGGTGGGCAGGTGGCGGCGTTCTGCTTCGGCACCTTGCCCAACCTGTGGCCGCAGTGGCTCGCCTACAGCCTGTACCGCTGGGAAAACAACATCCGCATGGCCAGCGTGCTCGGTTTCGTCGGCGCGGGCGGGCTGGGGCAGATGCTCTACACCACCCTCAGCCTGTTCCAGGAGGCGCAGGCCAGCACCGTGATCATCGGCATGCTGGTGCTGGTGTTGCTGGTGGATGCCTTGAGCGACGTACTGCGCCAGCGCTACGTACGCGCCTGA
- the selD gene encoding selenide, water dikinase SelD, giving the protein MSEPIRLTQYSHGAGCGCKISPKVLDVILADSGSQALDPKLWVGNASRDDAAVYALDDERGVVSTTDFFMPIVDDPYDFGRIAATNAISDIYAMGGDPLMAIAILGWPINVLAPEVAREVIRGGRAVCAEAGIPLAGGHSIDAPEPIFGLAVTGVVGKRQLKRNDTATAGCTLYLTKPLGIGILTTAEKKAKLRVQDQGLARDWMCTLNTPGSRFGKLDGVKAMTDVTGFGLLGHLVEVAEGSGLTARLQFDAVPRLPGVEHYLAEGCIPGGTLRNHESYGHKIAALTDEQKHLLCDPQTSGGLLVAVSPEGQAQFLAVAAELGLDLAPIGTLVERQTYAVEVI; this is encoded by the coding sequence ATGAGCGAGCCGATTCGCCTGACCCAGTACAGCCACGGCGCAGGTTGTGGCTGCAAGATCTCTCCCAAGGTGCTCGACGTCATTCTGGCCGACAGCGGCAGCCAGGCGCTGGATCCCAAGCTGTGGGTCGGCAACGCTTCGCGTGACGACGCCGCCGTGTATGCGCTGGACGATGAGCGTGGCGTGGTCTCGACCACCGACTTCTTCATGCCCATCGTCGACGACCCCTACGATTTCGGCCGCATCGCGGCCACCAACGCCATCAGCGACATCTACGCCATGGGCGGCGATCCGCTGATGGCGATCGCCATTCTCGGCTGGCCGATCAACGTGCTGGCGCCTGAGGTCGCCCGCGAAGTGATCCGGGGTGGTCGCGCGGTGTGCGCCGAGGCCGGCATTCCGCTGGCCGGCGGGCATTCGATCGACGCGCCCGAGCCGATCTTCGGCCTGGCGGTGACCGGCGTGGTCGGCAAGCGCCAGCTCAAGCGCAACGACACCGCCACCGCAGGCTGCACGCTGTACCTCACCAAGCCGCTGGGCATCGGCATCCTCACCACCGCCGAGAAAAAGGCCAAGCTGCGTGTCCAGGACCAAGGCCTGGCGCGCGACTGGATGTGTACCTTGAACACCCCCGGCAGCCGCTTCGGCAAGCTCGACGGGGTCAAAGCCATGACCGACGTCACCGGCTTCGGCCTGCTCGGCCACCTGGTCGAAGTGGCCGAAGGCAGCGGCCTCACCGCGCGCCTGCAATTCGACGCCGTGCCGCGCCTGCCGGGTGTCGAGCACTACCTGGCCGAGGGCTGCATTCCCGGCGGCACGCTGCGCAACCACGAGAGCTACGGTCACAAGATCGCCGCCTTGACCGATGAACAGAAACACCTGCTGTGCGACCCGCAGACCAGCGGCGGCCTGCTGGTGGCCGTCAGCCCCGAGGGGCAGGCGCAGTTCCTCGCGGTGGCCGCAGAACTCGGCCTGGACCTGGCGCCGATCGGCACCCTGGTCGAGCGACAGACCTACGCAGTCGAGGTGATCTGA
- a CDS encoding diguanylate cyclase, whose amino-acid sequence MNQRTGKGLSFAKRMYPPRAIGTGLGFFCVLIGLWPLQPAWWVWTLLGLHGFVWPHLAYQIARRSRQPFVAEQRNLVFDGFAGGCWAGAMGLNPLPSVIILSMIAMDKIAAGGWHMLVKTVIAQVLGIALGLWLYAPPLFPPTTQAQMLACLPILLIYPMAIGLICYQVTVQLGQHKRALARLSQTDSLTGLINHGAWKDLLTREFQRCRRADQASVLALIDIDHFKQINDVHGHLMGDDILRTLSALLPTHLRKTDLVARYGGDEFCVMLPGAGLAQAEEILERLRQAVECYRHPDLPEQRLSLSIGIAAYGAHQLSADGWLHEADMALYQAKSAGRNRVVVARSQPSAA is encoded by the coding sequence ATGAACCAGCGAACGGGCAAGGGCCTTTCTTTTGCCAAGCGCATGTACCCGCCACGTGCGATCGGCACCGGTCTGGGTTTCTTCTGCGTGCTCATTGGCCTGTGGCCCCTGCAACCGGCGTGGTGGGTCTGGACGCTGCTCGGGCTGCATGGCTTCGTTTGGCCACATCTGGCCTACCAGATCGCTCGACGCTCCCGGCAGCCTTTCGTCGCCGAGCAGCGCAACCTGGTGTTCGACGGCTTCGCCGGCGGCTGCTGGGCCGGGGCGATGGGGCTCAACCCGCTGCCAAGCGTGATCATCCTGTCGATGATTGCCATGGACAAGATCGCCGCCGGTGGCTGGCACATGCTGGTCAAGACCGTCATTGCCCAGGTGCTGGGTATCGCGCTGGGTCTGTGGCTGTACGCGCCGCCGCTGTTTCCGCCCACCACCCAGGCGCAGATGCTGGCCTGCCTGCCGATCCTGCTGATCTACCCCATGGCCATCGGCCTGATCTGTTACCAGGTCACGGTTCAACTGGGCCAGCACAAGCGCGCCCTGGCGCGCCTGAGCCAGACCGACAGCCTGACCGGACTGATCAACCACGGCGCCTGGAAAGACCTGCTGACGCGCGAGTTTCAGCGCTGCCGCCGCGCCGACCAGGCCAGTGTGCTGGCGTTGATCGACATCGATCACTTCAAGCAGATCAACGACGTTCATGGCCACCTGATGGGCGACGACATCCTGCGCACCCTGAGCGCGCTGCTACCCACGCACCTGCGCAAGACCGACCTGGTGGCCCGTTATGGCGGAGACGAATTCTGTGTGATGTTGCCCGGCGCTGGCCTGGCCCAGGCCGAGGAAATCCTCGAACGATTGCGCCAGGCGGTGGAGTGCTATAGGCATCCTGACCTGCCGGAGCAGCGGCTGAGCCTGAGCATCGGCATCGCCGCCTACGGCGCGCACCAGCTCAGTGCCGATGGCTGGCTGCATGAAGCGGACATGGCGCTGTACCAAGCCAAGAGCGCCGGGCGCAACCGGGTCGTGGTGGCGCGCAGCCAACCGTCGGCCGCTTGA
- a CDS encoding PhnE/PtxC family ABC transporter permease — MLKADARDPAAWPRLLLAVVCLAVLWPGVQLSELNPGVLLQAENRQQMASFLGAFWPPAHDRDFLALLLEATVQTLAVATAGMALALLLAVPASLLASRALSLRAASRGGRPGPWSQLARLPVRGLLVFLRSVPEIVWALLFVRAVGLGPTAGVLAIAITYSGMLGKVYAEIFESVDQRPAHALMQGGSGRLAAFAYGILPLAAAEVVSYSVYRWECAVRASVVMGFVGAGGLGQQIDLSMRMFAGAEVASMLLAFLLLVTLADGLSRLLRGRLA, encoded by the coding sequence ATGCTGAAGGCCGATGCCCGCGATCCGGCGGCCTGGCCGCGTCTGCTGCTGGCCGTGGTGTGCCTGGCGGTGCTGTGGCCGGGCGTGCAACTGAGCGAGCTGAACCCCGGGGTGCTGCTGCAGGCCGAGAACCGGCAGCAGATGGCCAGCTTTCTCGGCGCGTTCTGGCCACCGGCCCATGATCGTGATTTCCTCGCCTTGCTGCTGGAGGCGACGGTGCAGACGCTGGCCGTGGCCACGGCCGGGATGGCCCTGGCGTTGCTGTTGGCCGTGCCCGCCAGCCTGCTCGCCAGTCGCGCGCTGTCGTTGCGTGCCGCATCGCGCGGTGGCCGGCCGGGGCCATGGTCGCAATTGGCGCGCTTGCCGGTGCGCGGGCTGTTGGTGTTCCTGCGCAGCGTGCCGGAAATCGTCTGGGCGCTGCTGTTCGTCAGGGCGGTCGGGTTGGGACCGACGGCGGGGGTGCTGGCCATCGCCATCACCTACAGCGGCATGCTCGGCAAGGTCTATGCCGAGATCTTCGAGTCGGTCGACCAGCGTCCGGCGCATGCCCTGATGCAGGGTGGCAGCGGACGATTGGCGGCCTTCGCCTACGGCATCCTGCCGCTGGCGGCGGCCGAGGTGGTGTCCTACAGCGTCTACCGTTGGGAGTGTGCGGTGCGCGCGTCGGTGGTGATGGGCTTCGTCGGCGCTGGCGGGCTCGGTCAGCAGATCGACCTGTCGATGCGCATGTTCGCCGGCGCCGAGGTGGCGAGCATGCTGCTGGCGTTCCTGCTGCTGGTGACCCTGGCTGATGGCCTGAGCCGCCTGCTGCGCGGGAGGCTGGCGTGA
- a CDS encoding putative selenate ABC transporter substrate-binding protein yields the protein MLKRPLALAAGFVLSCCAVVVQAAETLRVSAIPDEAPTELLRKFKPLGEYLEQQLGMKVQFVPVADYPAVVESLASDRLDLAWLGGFTFVQVHLKDPTATPLVQREQDAQFTSKFITANPEVKSLADLKGKTFAFGSISSTSGSLMPRYFMLKQDNIKPESYFSRVAYSGAHDATVAWVQAGKVDAGVLNASVWQKLVDAGKVDTTKVRVFATTPTYYDYNWTVRGNMDPALKEKIKQAFLALDPAKPEQKAILDLQAASRFIETQPENYVGTEQAAREAGLLK from the coding sequence GTGCTGAAACGTCCCCTGGCGCTGGCCGCCGGCTTCGTCCTGTCTTGCTGTGCCGTGGTGGTTCAGGCTGCTGAGACCTTGCGCGTCAGCGCCATTCCCGATGAAGCGCCGACCGAGTTGCTGCGCAAGTTCAAGCCGCTGGGCGAGTACCTCGAGCAGCAACTGGGCATGAAAGTGCAGTTCGTGCCGGTGGCCGACTATCCGGCGGTGGTCGAGTCGCTGGCCAGCGACCGCCTCGACCTGGCCTGGCTGGGCGGCTTCACCTTCGTTCAGGTGCACCTGAAAGATCCCACCGCTACGCCGCTGGTACAGCGCGAGCAGGATGCCCAGTTCACCAGCAAGTTCATCACCGCCAACCCCGAGGTCAAGAGCCTGGCCGATCTGAAGGGCAAGACCTTCGCCTTCGGCTCGATCTCTTCGACGTCCGGCAGCCTGATGCCGCGCTACTTCATGCTCAAGCAGGACAACATCAAGCCGGAAAGCTACTTCAGCCGGGTCGCCTATTCCGGTGCCCACGACGCCACCGTCGCCTGGGTGCAGGCCGGCAAGGTCGATGCCGGCGTGCTCAACGCCAGCGTCTGGCAGAAGCTGGTCGATGCCGGCAAGGTCGATACCACCAAGGTGCGCGTGTTCGCGACCACCCCGACCTACTACGACTACAACTGGACGGTGCGCGGCAACATGGACCCGGCGCTCAAGGAGAAGATCAAGCAAGCCTTCCTCGCCCTGGATCCCGCCAAGCCCGAGCAGAAAGCGATCCTCGATCTGCAGGCGGCCAGCCGCTTCATCGAAACCCAGCCGGAGAACTACGTCGGCACCGAGCAGGCTGCCCGTGAGGCCGGCTTGCTCAAGTGA
- a CDS encoding bestrophin family protein, with translation MKNYLVRKYRLVFKTFNYIGWSLLWLLLWDILVTLDFMLFLDSKFSLPLIPLTLLGSALVVLVSFRNSSAYNRWWEARTLWGAMVNSSRSFARQVLTLVDDTDDGLNPVKATLLRRHVAYVNCLAAHLKGEPCPAELMAFIPQHEFERRNGSNNFANDILAGSAALLSREYKAGRLDSIRLARLESTLVDLSNAQGGMERIANTPLPYPYVYFPRLFITLFCVIVPIGLVESLEWFTPLASTVVGFMLLAIERIGTDLQSPFRRSEHQITMDTICETIERNLESMQREAQCGEWAP, from the coding sequence GTGAAAAACTACCTCGTGCGCAAATACCGCCTGGTGTTCAAGACCTTCAACTACATTGGCTGGTCGCTGCTGTGGCTGCTGCTCTGGGACATCCTGGTGACCCTGGACTTCATGCTGTTCCTCGACAGCAAGTTCAGCCTGCCGCTGATCCCGCTGACCCTGCTCGGCTCGGCACTGGTGGTGCTGGTGAGTTTTCGCAACAGCAGCGCCTACAACCGCTGGTGGGAAGCGCGAACGCTGTGGGGGGCGATGGTCAACAGTTCGCGCAGCTTCGCGCGGCAGGTGCTGACGCTGGTGGACGACACCGACGACGGGCTCAATCCGGTGAAAGCCACGCTGCTGCGCCGTCACGTGGCCTATGTGAACTGCCTGGCCGCGCACCTCAAGGGCGAGCCGTGCCCGGCCGAACTGATGGCGTTCATCCCGCAGCACGAATTCGAGCGACGCAATGGCTCGAACAATTTCGCCAACGACATCCTCGCAGGCTCCGCCGCCTTGCTCTCTCGTGAGTACAAGGCTGGGCGGCTGGACAGCATTCGCCTGGCACGGCTGGAGTCGACCCTGGTGGACCTGTCCAATGCCCAAGGTGGCATGGAGCGGATCGCCAATACCCCGCTGCCCTACCCCTACGTGTACTTCCCACGGCTGTTCATCACGCTGTTCTGCGTGATCGTGCCGATCGGCCTGGTGGAGTCGCTGGAGTGGTTCACGCCGCTGGCCTCGACCGTGGTCGGCTTCATGCTGCTGGCGATCGAACGCATCGGCACCGACCTGCAGAGCCCGTTCCGCCGCAGCGAGCACCAGATCACCATGGACACCATCTGCGAGACCATCGAGCGCAACCTGGAGTCGATGCAGCGCGAAGCACAGTGCGGCGAGTGGGCGCCGTGA
- the mnmH gene encoding tRNA 2-selenouridine(34) synthase MnmH, which translates to MRPDCTDFHPLFLDDVPMMDMRAPIEFAKGAFPGVVNLPLMNDAERHKVGTCFKQQGQGAAIALGHQLVNGAVKQARLEAWAAFASANPQGYLYCFRGGLRSQIVQGWLREAGIDYPRISGGYKALRNYLLDTTAQAVAQCDFVLMGGLTGTGKTDVLLQLDNALDLEGHANHRGSSFGKRATAQPAQIDFENQLAIDVLKKRARGVQQFVLEDEGRIVGSCAVPLPLYQGMQRYPLVWLEDSFVQRVERILRDYVIDLCAEFVALHGEDEGRQLFAERLRHSLGNIRKRLGGERLQRLQALLDQALDEQLRSGEVDLHRGWIEGLLNEYYDPMYAYQREAKAHRIEFAGDGVEVREYLKARAQRERPPAR; encoded by the coding sequence ATGCGCCCCGACTGCACCGACTTCCACCCGCTGTTCCTCGATGACGTGCCGATGATGGACATGCGTGCGCCCATCGAGTTTGCCAAAGGCGCCTTCCCCGGCGTGGTCAACCTGCCGCTGATGAACGACGCGGAGCGGCACAAGGTCGGCACCTGCTTCAAGCAGCAGGGCCAGGGCGCGGCCATCGCCCTGGGCCATCAACTGGTCAATGGCGCAGTCAAGCAGGCGCGCCTGGAGGCCTGGGCGGCCTTTGCCAGTGCCAACCCGCAGGGCTACCTGTACTGCTTTCGCGGCGGCCTGCGCTCGCAGATCGTCCAAGGCTGGCTGAGAGAGGCCGGTATCGACTACCCGCGCATCAGCGGCGGCTACAAGGCCCTGCGCAACTATCTGCTGGACACCACGGCACAGGCGGTGGCGCAGTGCGACTTCGTGCTCATGGGCGGGCTCACCGGCACAGGCAAGACCGACGTCCTGCTGCAACTGGATAACGCGCTGGACCTGGAAGGCCACGCCAACCATCGCGGCTCCAGCTTCGGCAAACGCGCCACCGCGCAGCCGGCGCAGATCGACTTCGAAAACCAGTTGGCGATCGACGTGCTGAAGAAACGGGCGCGTGGCGTGCAGCAATTCGTGCTCGAAGACGAGGGGCGCATCGTCGGCAGTTGCGCGGTGCCGCTGCCGCTCTACCAGGGCATGCAGCGCTATCCGCTGGTGTGGCTGGAGGATAGCTTCGTCCAGCGTGTCGAGCGGATCCTGCGCGATTACGTGATCGACCTGTGCGCCGAGTTCGTCGCCTTGCACGGCGAGGATGAAGGTCGCCAGTTGTTCGCTGAACGTCTGCGCCACAGCCTGGGCAACATTCGCAAGCGCCTGGGCGGCGAACGTCTCCAGCGCCTGCAGGCGCTGCTGGACCAGGCCTTGGACGAACAGTTGCGCAGCGGTGAAGTGGACCTGCACCGGGGCTGGATCGAAGGCTTGCTGAACGAGTATTACGACCCGATGTACGCCTATCAGCGCGAGGCCAAGGCGCACCGCATCGAGTTCGCGGGCGATGGCGTGGAGGTGCGCGAATATCTCAAGGCACGGGCGCAGCGCGAGCGGCCACCGGCACGCTGA
- a CDS encoding lysozyme inhibitor LprI family protein → MTRYAFATLYAVLAFATSAQADDNSPSYVQCMDKAASTLAMNVCVTEETSVQDQRLNTAYKQLIRKLEIAQVKRLREVQRDWIAFRDKNCGFHAQLSGGSMASVEQGICVMDMTQERAAEMERLLKPEQ, encoded by the coding sequence ATGACTCGCTATGCTTTTGCCACGCTGTACGCCGTGCTGGCCTTCGCCACATCGGCCCAGGCCGACGACAATTCCCCGAGCTATGTCCAGTGCATGGACAAGGCCGCCAGCACCTTGGCGATGAATGTCTGCGTCACCGAGGAAACCAGCGTGCAGGATCAACGCCTGAACACCGCCTACAAGCAGTTGATCCGCAAGCTGGAGATCGCCCAGGTCAAGCGCCTGCGTGAAGTGCAGCGCGACTGGATCGCCTTTCGCGACAAGAACTGCGGCTTCCACGCGCAACTGAGCGGCGGCAGCATGGCCAGCGTCGAGCAAGGCATCTGCGTGATGGACATGACCCAGGAGCGCGCGGCGGAGATGGAGCGGCTGCTCAAGCCGGAGCAGTAG